Proteins from a genomic interval of Amycolatopsis sp. cg13:
- a CDS encoding 2-hydroxyacid dehydrogenase, whose product MTVTVLVPDDEGVAVLSEIPLVHAVRYEWGRPLPPEAAKAEVLVPAMDSAGDDIWSDLPNLKLVQLLTAGAEDWVGRVPDGVLLSTCRGAHGGSLAEWVVGVLLSMYRNLDVYAAAQRAGRWEQLPSDTLQGQRVLIVGAGDVGRQLRRRLEPFDVRCTMVGMSAREGVHGVDELPDLLPHHDVVVMMVPLTSRSRGMVDAEFLAAMRDDAVLVNAAQGPVVVTDALAAELATGRLRAALDVTDPEPLPADHPLWTAPGFVLTPHVAGAVRGVRRRAYLVAAAEIARYAGGELPGNLVRGEY is encoded by the coding sequence ATGACAGTCACCGTGCTGGTCCCGGACGACGAGGGCGTCGCCGTGCTGTCCGAAATCCCCCTCGTCCACGCGGTGCGCTACGAATGGGGCCGTCCGCTGCCGCCGGAGGCCGCGAAAGCGGAGGTGCTCGTTCCGGCCATGGATTCGGCGGGCGACGACATCTGGAGCGACCTGCCGAACCTCAAGCTGGTGCAGCTCCTGACCGCGGGAGCGGAAGACTGGGTCGGCCGCGTCCCCGACGGCGTTCTGTTGTCCACCTGCCGCGGTGCGCACGGCGGCAGCCTTGCGGAATGGGTTGTCGGCGTCCTGCTGTCGATGTACCGGAATCTGGACGTTTACGCGGCGGCGCAACGGGCCGGGCGTTGGGAACAGTTGCCGTCGGACACTCTGCAGGGCCAGCGCGTATTGATCGTCGGGGCGGGGGACGTCGGGCGGCAGCTGCGGCGGCGGCTGGAGCCCTTCGACGTCCGTTGCACGATGGTCGGGATGTCGGCGCGCGAAGGCGTGCACGGTGTCGACGAGTTGCCGGACTTGCTGCCGCACCACGATGTGGTGGTCATGATGGTGCCGCTTACCTCGCGGTCGCGGGGCATGGTCGACGCCGAGTTCCTCGCGGCGATGCGTGACGACGCGGTGCTGGTCAATGCTGCTCAAGGGCCTGTTGTGGTCACTGATGCGCTTGCTGCGGAACTCGCGACGGGGAGGCTTCGTGCCGCGCTCGACGTGACCGATCCCGAGCCGTTGCCAGCCGACCATCCGTTGTGGACGGCACCTGGTTTCGTGCTGACGCCGCATGTGGCAGGCGCGGTGCGGGGTGTGCGGCGGCGCGCTTATTTGGTGGCCGCGGCGGAAATCGCCCGGTACGCTGGGGGAGAGCTACCTGGCAATCTCGTGCGCGGCGAATACTGA
- a CDS encoding sorbosone dehydrogenase family protein, with amino-acid sequence MRIRYRWSAPLAFLACGGLMLSGCARFDDTAAGQTFTPAPVPSPESPPQVQEHGDGSGNGPRTGPAQAPPSPVPPPQGCKDFDKAVIATCLDTVAAVAGLPGEGSAPAALAGERKTGRVMLASSGHDAVSFAQLDVQADGDGGLTGLALSPSYVEDQLVFAYVTTASDNRVVRFAKGQAPKPVLTGIPKGATGNRGALASDGSGALLVATGDAGNPAAAADPNSLAGKVLRIDVSGKPATGNPASGSAVYASGLHSPGGICRSSDGKRTWVTDHPASGPDAVYRLQAGQPLSTPAWTWQDKPSLGGCVDFVDANGILGIASSTGMQNVPVNKDGAVTGKPTVTLDGKSKAATTYGRLSSMSMINPQLAVAGTVNKDGGKPVSSDDRVVLIVVSDTGGGPGKD; translated from the coding sequence ATGCGTATCCGGTACCGGTGGTCGGCGCCGCTGGCCTTCCTCGCCTGCGGCGGCCTCATGCTTTCCGGCTGCGCCCGGTTCGACGACACCGCCGCTGGCCAGACATTCACCCCCGCGCCGGTGCCGAGCCCGGAATCCCCGCCGCAGGTCCAGGAGCACGGCGACGGCTCCGGCAACGGTCCTCGCACCGGCCCCGCGCAAGCACCGCCCTCGCCGGTTCCGCCTCCGCAAGGCTGCAAGGACTTCGACAAGGCCGTCATCGCCACCTGCCTGGACACAGTCGCCGCCGTCGCCGGACTTCCCGGCGAGGGATCCGCACCCGCCGCTCTCGCCGGCGAACGGAAAACCGGCCGGGTCATGCTGGCCAGCTCCGGACACGACGCGGTGTCCTTCGCGCAACTGGACGTCCAGGCCGACGGCGACGGCGGGCTCACCGGCCTGGCGTTGTCGCCCAGCTATGTCGAGGACCAGCTGGTCTTCGCGTACGTCACCACAGCCTCAGACAACCGCGTCGTGCGCTTCGCCAAGGGCCAGGCCCCGAAGCCCGTGCTGACCGGAATCCCGAAGGGCGCGACCGGCAACCGCGGCGCGCTGGCCAGCGACGGAAGCGGCGCACTGCTCGTCGCGACGGGCGACGCAGGCAATCCGGCTGCCGCCGCGGACCCGAATTCCCTGGCAGGCAAGGTCCTGCGCATCGATGTGTCCGGAAAACCGGCGACCGGGAATCCAGCGTCCGGGTCCGCCGTCTACGCCTCGGGCCTGCACTCCCCCGGCGGCATCTGCCGTTCGTCCGACGGGAAACGCACCTGGGTGACCGACCACCCGGCGAGCGGTCCGGACGCCGTGTACCGCCTCCAGGCCGGACAGCCGCTCAGCACGCCCGCGTGGACCTGGCAGGACAAGCCCTCCCTTGGCGGCTGTGTCGATTTCGTCGACGCGAACGGCATCCTCGGCATCGCGTCGTCCACCGGCATGCAGAACGTGCCGGTCAACAAGGACGGAGCGGTCACCGGCAAGCCGACGGTCACCCTCGACGGCAAAAGCAAGGCCGCCACGACGTACGGCCGGCTCTCTTCCATGAGCATGATCAACCCCCAGTTGGCCGTCGCCGGGACCGTCAACAAGGACGGCGGCAAGCCGGTCTCCAGCGATGACCGGGTGGTCCTGATCGTGGTGAGCGACACGGGCGGCGGTCCGGGCAAGGACTAG
- the gatB gene encoding Asp-tRNA(Asn)/Glu-tRNA(Gln) amidotransferase subunit GatB: MTAVAELMDYAEVLERFDPVLGLEVHVELSTNTKMFCGCVNEFGGEPNTKTCPTCLGLPGSLPAVNGKAVEGAIRIGLALNCEIAEWCRFARKNYFYPDMPKNFQTSQYDEPIAFDGYLDVTLDDGEVVRVEIERAHMEEDTGKSLHIGGATGRIHGAEHSLLDYNRAGVPLIEIVTKPITGTGERAPEVARAYVTALRDLLRALDVSDVRMDQGSLRCDANVSLMAKDATEFGTRTETKNVNSLRSVERAVRYEMTRQAAILAEGGSIRQETRHFQEADGTTSSGRAKETAEDYRYFPEPDLVPIAPSREWVEELRATLPEMPWERRKRIQEEWKLSDEALRDLLNVGAVDLVAATVEAGAKPDEARGWWVNTLAQEANTREVELTELAITPAQVAEVIGLVSSGELTNKLAKEVVQGVLAGEGSPREVVEKRGLKVVSDDSALLTAVDEALAAQPDIADKIRGGKVAAAGAIVGAVMKATKGQADAKRVRELIIERVGS, translated from the coding sequence GTGACTGCCGTGGCCGAGTTGATGGACTACGCCGAGGTCCTCGAGCGCTTCGACCCCGTTCTCGGGCTCGAGGTCCATGTGGAGCTCAGCACGAACACCAAAATGTTCTGCGGCTGCGTCAACGAGTTCGGCGGCGAGCCGAACACCAAGACCTGCCCGACCTGCCTCGGCCTGCCCGGTTCGCTGCCGGCCGTGAACGGCAAGGCGGTCGAGGGCGCGATCCGGATCGGTCTCGCGCTCAACTGCGAGATCGCGGAGTGGTGCCGGTTCGCCCGGAAGAACTACTTCTACCCGGACATGCCGAAGAACTTCCAGACCTCGCAGTACGACGAGCCGATCGCGTTCGACGGCTACCTCGACGTGACGCTGGACGACGGCGAGGTCGTGCGCGTCGAGATCGAGCGCGCGCACATGGAGGAGGACACCGGCAAGTCGCTGCACATCGGCGGCGCGACCGGCCGGATCCACGGCGCCGAGCACTCGCTGCTCGACTACAACCGCGCCGGCGTGCCGCTGATCGAGATCGTCACCAAGCCGATCACCGGCACCGGCGAGCGGGCTCCCGAGGTGGCGCGCGCGTACGTCACCGCGCTGCGCGACCTGCTGCGGGCGCTCGACGTGTCCGACGTCCGCATGGACCAGGGCTCGCTGCGCTGTGACGCGAACGTGTCGCTGATGGCCAAGGACGCGACCGAATTCGGCACGCGCACGGAGACGAAGAACGTCAACTCGCTGCGCAGCGTCGAGCGCGCGGTGCGATACGAGATGACGCGCCAGGCGGCGATTCTCGCCGAGGGCGGGTCGATCCGGCAGGAGACACGGCACTTCCAGGAGGCCGACGGCACCACGTCGTCCGGGCGTGCCAAGGAAACCGCGGAGGACTACCGGTACTTCCCGGAGCCCGACCTGGTGCCGATCGCGCCGTCGCGCGAGTGGGTCGAAGAGCTTCGCGCGACGCTGCCGGAGATGCCGTGGGAGCGGCGCAAGCGGATCCAGGAAGAGTGGAAGCTCTCCGACGAAGCGCTGCGCGACCTGCTGAACGTCGGTGCCGTCGACCTCGTCGCGGCGACGGTCGAGGCTGGCGCGAAGCCGGACGAGGCGCGCGGCTGGTGGGTCAACACGCTGGCGCAGGAAGCGAACACGCGCGAGGTCGAGCTGACCGAACTGGCGATCACGCCGGCGCAGGTCGCCGAGGTGATCGGACTCGTGTCCTCCGGCGAGCTGACGAACAAACTCGCCAAGGAGGTCGTGCAGGGCGTTCTCGCCGGCGAAGGTTCGCCGCGCGAGGTCGTCGAGAAGCGCGGTCTGAAGGTTGTCTCCGACGATTCGGCGCTGCTCACCGCTGTCGACGAAGCCTTGGCTGCGCAGCCGGACATCGCCGACAAGATCCGCGGCGGCAAGGTCGCCGCAGCAGGCGCGATCGTCGGTGCGGTCATGAAGGCGACCAAGGGCCAGGCCGACGCCAAGCGGGTGCGCGAACTGATCATCGAGCGCGTCGGGTCCTGA
- the gatA gene encoding Asp-tRNA(Asn)/Glu-tRNA(Gln) amidotransferase subunit GatA — protein sequence MSELVKLTAAELAAKIHTREVSAVEVAQAHLDRIAAVDEHVHAFLHVDTEGALGAAKAVDEQLAAGEQPASPLAGVPLALKDVLTTKGVPTTCGSRTLEGWLPPYDATVTRKLREAGVVILGKTNMDEFAMGSSTENSAYGPTHNPWDHARIPGGSGGGSSAAISAFEAALAIGTDTGGSIRQPGSVTGTVGVKPTYGGVSRYGLVAFSSSLDQAGPCARTVLDAALLHEAIAGYDPMDSTSINAPVPPVVAAAREGAKGDLSGVRVGVVKEFGGDGYQPGVLRSFEAAVEQLRALGAEVVEVSCPHFTYALPAYYLIAPSEASSNLARFDAMRYGLRVSDDGEHSAEEVMSLTREKGFGAEVKRRIMLGTYALSSGYYDAYYGSAQKVRTLITRDFTQAFEKVDVLVSPTTPTTAFKLGERVDDPMAMYLADLCTIPSNLAGNAAMSVPSGLSDEDGLPVGLQIMAPALADDRLYRVGAAYEAARDAAAGGSLVHQAPELGGTK from the coding sequence GTGAGCGAACTCGTCAAGCTGACCGCCGCCGAGCTGGCGGCGAAGATCCACACGCGCGAGGTGTCCGCGGTCGAGGTCGCGCAGGCGCACCTGGACCGCATCGCCGCGGTGGACGAACACGTGCACGCGTTCCTGCACGTCGACACCGAAGGCGCGCTCGGCGCGGCCAAGGCGGTCGACGAGCAGCTGGCCGCGGGAGAGCAGCCGGCGTCGCCGCTGGCGGGCGTCCCGCTGGCGCTGAAGGACGTGCTGACCACGAAGGGCGTGCCGACGACCTGCGGGTCCCGCACGCTCGAAGGCTGGCTGCCGCCGTACGACGCAACTGTCACGCGCAAGCTGCGCGAAGCCGGTGTCGTGATCCTCGGCAAGACGAACATGGACGAGTTCGCGATGGGCTCCTCCACGGAGAACTCGGCGTACGGCCCGACGCACAACCCGTGGGACCACGCGCGCATCCCGGGCGGTTCGGGCGGTGGCTCCTCAGCGGCGATTTCGGCGTTCGAGGCGGCTCTCGCGATCGGTACCGACACTGGCGGCTCGATCCGCCAGCCCGGCTCTGTCACGGGCACTGTGGGCGTGAAGCCGACGTACGGCGGAGTGTCGCGCTATGGGCTCGTAGCGTTCTCGTCTTCGCTCGACCAGGCCGGGCCGTGCGCACGTACGGTGCTTGACGCCGCGCTGCTGCACGAAGCGATCGCTGGTTACGACCCGATGGACTCGACGTCCATCAACGCACCGGTGCCGCCGGTTGTCGCCGCGGCGCGCGAAGGCGCGAAGGGCGACCTGTCCGGCGTACGCGTCGGCGTCGTGAAGGAGTTCGGCGGCGACGGTTACCAGCCGGGCGTGCTGCGGTCGTTCGAGGCGGCCGTGGAGCAGCTTCGTGCTCTCGGCGCCGAAGTGGTCGAGGTGTCGTGCCCGCACTTCACGTACGCGCTGCCTGCGTACTACCTGATCGCGCCGAGCGAAGCGTCGTCGAACCTCGCGCGCTTCGACGCGATGCGGTACGGCCTGCGCGTCTCGGACGACGGTGAGCACAGCGCCGAAGAAGTCATGTCGCTGACGCGCGAAAAGGGCTTCGGCGCTGAAGTGAAGCGTCGCATCATGCTCGGCACGTACGCGCTTTCGTCGGGCTACTACGACGCGTACTACGGCTCCGCGCAGAAGGTGCGCACGCTCATCACGCGCGACTTCACGCAGGCCTTCGAGAAGGTCGACGTGCTCGTATCGCCGACGACGCCGACCACGGCGTTCAAGCTCGGCGAGCGCGTGGACGACCCGATGGCGATGTACCTCGCCGACCTGTGCACCATCCCGTCGAACCTCGCGGGCAACGCCGCCATGAGCGTCCCGAGCGGACTGTCCGACGAGGACGGGCTGCCGGTCGGCCTGCAGATCATGGCCCCGGCGCTCGCCGACGACCGGCTGTACCGCGTCGGCGCCGCGTACGAGGCCGCGCGCGACGCCGCTGCCGGCGGCTCGCTCGTGCACCAGGCTCCGGAGCTGGGAGGAACGAAGTGA
- the gatC gene encoding Asp-tRNA(Asn)/Glu-tRNA(Gln) amidotransferase subunit GatC, with the protein MPNISRDEVAHLARLARLAVTDDELDVFAGQLDQILDSVAKVSEVAAEDVPPTSHAVPLTNVFREDTVRPSLEQQDALAAAPAAEDGRFRVPRILGEEQ; encoded by the coding sequence GTGCCCAACATTTCCCGAGACGAGGTCGCACACCTCGCCAGGCTGGCCAGGCTGGCCGTGACCGACGACGAGCTGGACGTTTTCGCCGGCCAGCTCGACCAGATCCTCGACTCGGTGGCGAAGGTCAGCGAAGTCGCCGCGGAGGACGTCCCGCCGACCTCGCACGCCGTGCCGCTGACGAACGTCTTCCGCGAGGACACCGTCCGGCCCAGCCTCGAACAGCAGGACGCGCTGGCCGCCGCGCCGGCCGCCGAGGACGGCCGGTTCCGGGTGCCGCGGATCCTGGGAGAAGAACAGTGA
- a CDS encoding amino acid-binding protein, with protein sequence MSFLIRVQLPDSPGTLGAVATALGTVGADILSVDVVERGGGLAIDDLVVELPSGRLPDALITAAESVEGVEVDAVRPYAGILDTHRELELVEEIAAQPKAGLDLLAEGVPKIIRAGWAVIVEHSESGPRRLASSSAAPENPFTDLPWLPLERATVLDGEDSWVPETWKELGTELAATPLGKPGKAMLVARPGGPNFRAAEVARLAHFAGIVAVVLDG encoded by the coding sequence GTGTCGTTCCTGATCCGGGTCCAGCTACCGGACTCCCCCGGCACTCTCGGCGCGGTCGCGACCGCGCTCGGCACGGTCGGGGCCGACATCCTGAGCGTGGACGTGGTGGAACGCGGCGGCGGGCTCGCGATCGACGACCTGGTGGTCGAACTCCCGTCGGGCCGGCTCCCCGACGCGCTGATCACTGCGGCCGAGAGCGTGGAAGGCGTCGAGGTCGACGCGGTGCGGCCGTATGCGGGCATCCTCGACACGCATCGCGAGCTGGAACTGGTCGAGGAGATCGCCGCTCAGCCGAAAGCTGGGCTGGACTTGCTCGCCGAAGGTGTGCCGAAGATCATTCGGGCCGGGTGGGCGGTGATCGTCGAACATTCGGAATCGGGACCTCGGCGGTTGGCTTCGTCGAGTGCGGCGCCGGAGAACCCGTTCACGGACTTGCCTTGGCTGCCGCTGGAGCGTGCGACGGTCCTGGACGGCGAGGATTCCTGGGTTCCGGAGACGTGGAAGGAACTCGGCACCGAGCTGGCCGCTACTCCGCTGGGAAAGCCGGGGAAGGCGATGCTTGTCGCTCGGCCGGGAGGGCCCAATTTCCGTGCGGCCGAGGTCGCTCGGCTGGCGCACTTCGCTGGAATCGTCGCGGTGGTTCTGGACGGGTGA
- a CDS encoding PASTA domain-containing protein: protein MMAKFAQAAVPVVGVAAFLAVACNATPQSGGTSTTVTAATVTESATATVTAPISAAQPVTIKVPDVSGMNHQDAQDAMQAAGLYNLREVDSSGKKRMMIIDRNWCQTGQDPKPGAVVSADTVVTLYADKC from the coding sequence ATGATGGCGAAGTTCGCTCAAGCTGCCGTTCCGGTTGTTGGCGTTGCCGCGTTTCTCGCCGTTGCGTGCAACGCCACCCCACAATCCGGTGGCACCTCAACGACGGTCACGGCGGCGACTGTGACCGAGTCCGCGACGGCGACCGTGACTGCGCCGATTAGTGCCGCGCAGCCGGTGACGATCAAAGTCCCTGATGTGTCAGGCATGAATCATCAGGACGCACAGGACGCCATGCAGGCGGCTGGGCTGTACAACCTGCGAGAGGTCGATTCGTCCGGGAAGAAGCGGATGATGATCATCGACCGGAACTGGTGTCAGACCGGGCAGGATCCTAAGCCTGGTGCCGTGGTTTCTGCTGACACAGTCGTCACGCTCTATGCCGACAAGTGCTGA
- a CDS encoding GNAT family N-acetyltransferase, protein MSDVEIRPARPEEFDALGEVTVEAYRIEGFFDTDAAYEAKLRDVSGRAQHAELLVAVDPDGQVVGSVAIVQPGSKLSEISEPGELEFRMLAVSAAARGRGVGEALTQAVLARGRELGVDRVVLSSLDVMRKAHRLYERIGFRRLPGRDWHPHPGVNLIAYEYGL, encoded by the coding sequence ATGAGTGACGTGGAGATCCGCCCGGCGCGGCCGGAGGAGTTCGATGCGCTCGGCGAGGTGACCGTCGAGGCTTACCGGATCGAGGGATTCTTCGACACTGATGCCGCGTACGAGGCGAAACTTCGGGACGTGTCGGGACGGGCGCAGCACGCCGAGTTGTTGGTCGCGGTCGATCCGGACGGTCAGGTCGTGGGGTCGGTCGCGATTGTTCAGCCGGGGAGCAAGCTGTCCGAGATTTCGGAGCCGGGGGAGCTGGAGTTCCGCATGCTGGCGGTCTCGGCGGCGGCGCGCGGGCGAGGAGTCGGAGAGGCGCTTACCCAGGCTGTGCTGGCCCGTGGCCGGGAACTTGGTGTCGACCGGGTGGTGCTGAGCAGCCTCGACGTGATGCGGAAGGCGCATCGGCTCTACGAACGGATCGGGTTCCGGCGGCTGCCGGGGCGGGACTGGCATCCGCATCCGGGGGTCAACCTGATCGCCTACGAATACGGCCTCTGA
- the ligA gene encoding NAD-dependent DNA ligase LigA, with the protein MSSTDLPQDQVAVEAAQDVTDVPADVRERHGALAEEIRGHQFRYYVLDSPIVSDGQFDALLSDLQEIEDAYPALITPDSPTQNVGGTFSTEFTAHDHLERMLSLDNVFDTDEFLTWVERVEKEIGSTEYLAELKIDGLAINLLYENGKLTRGLTRGDGRTGEDVTLNIRTLDQVPDELTGTDEFPVPKLVEVRGEVYFRVEDFLELNAKMVEAGKPPYANPRNTAAGSLRQKDPKITRERRLRLICHGLGKRDGFEPVTQSHAYDALAAWGLPVSPHTRVLRTGKELTDHIAYWGEHRHDAEHEIDGVVIKVDQVALQRRLGTTSRAPRWAIAYKYPPEEAITTLLDIQVGVGRTGRVTPFAVTEPVKVAGSTVARATLHNQEEVKRKGVLIGDRIVIRKAGDVIPEVLGPVVDARTGDEREFVMPTECPECGTELAYQKEGDKDIRCPNTRFCPAQLRERLFHLAGRGAFDIEVLGYEAAVALLDARVVADEGDVFDLNEESLAEVELFRTKAGDLSANARKLLANLDSAKDRPLWKVIVALSIRHVGPTAAQALAREFGSLQRIEDASEEELADVDGVGPTIAHAVQEWFEVDWHREIVEKWRRSGVRMEEERDESIPRNLEGLSIVVTGSLEGFSRDEAKEVIMARGGKAAGSVSKKTAFVVVGDAPGSKYEKAVQLKVPVLDENGFRALLERGPEAAAELALDTGADQEGEGGDE; encoded by the coding sequence GTGAGCAGCACCGACCTTCCCCAAGACCAGGTGGCCGTGGAGGCCGCCCAGGACGTGACCGACGTGCCGGCCGACGTGCGCGAGCGGCACGGCGCGCTGGCCGAGGAGATCCGCGGCCATCAGTTCCGGTACTACGTACTGGACTCGCCGATCGTCTCCGACGGCCAGTTCGACGCGCTCCTCAGCGACCTCCAAGAGATCGAGGACGCGTACCCGGCGCTGATCACGCCTGATTCGCCGACCCAGAACGTCGGCGGCACGTTCTCCACCGAGTTCACCGCGCACGACCACCTCGAGCGCATGCTGAGCCTGGACAACGTGTTCGACACCGACGAGTTCCTCACCTGGGTCGAGCGCGTCGAGAAGGAAATCGGGTCGACGGAGTACCTGGCCGAGCTGAAGATCGACGGCCTGGCCATCAACCTGCTCTACGAAAACGGCAAGCTCACCAGGGGTCTCACCCGCGGCGACGGGCGTACGGGCGAGGACGTCACGCTCAACATCCGCACCCTCGATCAGGTGCCGGACGAGCTCACCGGCACCGACGAGTTCCCGGTGCCGAAGCTCGTCGAGGTGCGCGGCGAGGTCTACTTCCGCGTCGAGGATTTCCTTGAGCTCAACGCGAAGATGGTCGAGGCGGGCAAGCCGCCGTACGCGAACCCGCGCAACACTGCGGCCGGGTCGCTGCGGCAGAAGGACCCGAAGATCACCAGGGAACGCCGGCTGCGGCTGATCTGTCACGGTCTCGGCAAGCGGGACGGCTTCGAGCCGGTCACGCAGTCGCATGCCTACGACGCACTGGCGGCCTGGGGGTTGCCGGTGTCGCCGCACACGCGAGTGCTGCGGACCGGCAAGGAACTCACCGATCACATCGCCTATTGGGGTGAACATCGACACGACGCCGAGCACGAGATCGACGGCGTGGTGATCAAGGTCGACCAGGTCGCGTTGCAGCGCCGCCTCGGCACCACGTCGCGCGCGCCGCGGTGGGCGATCGCTTACAAGTATCCGCCGGAAGAAGCGATCACGACGCTGCTCGACATCCAGGTCGGCGTGGGGCGCACGGGACGGGTCACGCCGTTCGCCGTCACCGAGCCGGTCAAGGTCGCGGGCTCGACGGTCGCGCGGGCGACGCTGCACAACCAGGAAGAGGTCAAGCGCAAGGGTGTGCTGATCGGCGACCGGATCGTGATCCGCAAGGCCGGCGACGTGATCCCCGAGGTGCTCGGACCCGTCGTCGACGCGCGGACCGGCGACGAGCGCGAATTCGTGATGCCCACCGAATGCCCGGAATGCGGCACGGAACTCGCCTACCAAAAGGAAGGCGACAAGGACATCCGGTGCCCGAACACCCGGTTCTGTCCCGCGCAGTTGCGGGAACGGCTGTTCCACCTTGCCGGGCGCGGTGCGTTCGACATCGAGGTGCTCGGGTACGAGGCGGCGGTCGCGTTGCTTGACGCGCGGGTAGTCGCCGACGAGGGCGACGTGTTCGACCTCAACGAGGAGTCGCTCGCCGAGGTGGAGTTGTTCCGCACCAAGGCAGGCGACCTGTCGGCGAACGCGCGGAAGCTCCTGGCGAACCTCGATTCGGCGAAAGACCGTCCGCTGTGGAAGGTGATTGTCGCGCTGTCGATCCGGCATGTCGGGCCGACCGCGGCGCAGGCGCTTGCGCGAGAATTCGGCTCGCTGCAACGGATCGAGGACGCAAGCGAGGAGGAACTCGCGGACGTCGACGGCGTCGGCCCGACCATCGCGCACGCGGTGCAGGAATGGTTCGAGGTCGACTGGCACCGGGAAATCGTCGAAAAATGGCGACGGTCCGGGGTCCGGATGGAGGAGGAGCGCGACGAGTCCATCCCGCGGAATCTCGAGGGCCTGTCGATCGTGGTGACCGGTTCCCTCGAAGGGTTTTCACGTGATGAGGCGAAAGAAGTCATCATGGCGCGCGGTGGCAAGGCCGCGGGATCTGTGTCGAAGAAGACGGCGTTCGTCGTCGTTGGCGACGCGCCGGGGTCGAAGTACGAGAAGGCTGTGCAGTTGAAGGTGCCGGTGCTGGACGAGAACGGGTTCCGCGCGTTGCTGGAGCGCGGTCCGGAAGCGGCCGCGGAACTGGCGCTCGACACCGGTGCGGACCAGGAAGGCGAGGGCGGCGATGAGTGA
- a CDS encoding methionine synthase has translation MSERPWPAGAATGIGSMPGTDPVEAAAVVFGELPGFPYVPELPARGVGADMLGRTAALLVDLAVEVVPSGYRVAGRPGHDHRRGRDLLQWDLDAVQAARENAGAPAVLKTQIAGPWTLGAGIELARGHRVLTDRGALRDFTSSLLDGLSQHVAELTARTGAPVVVQLDEPSLPAVLAGKLATPSGYGNVPAVPEPEVRELLATTIERIGAMTGQPVIVHCCAPRPPIALFHAAGAGAVAFDVSMLAGASAELLDEIGEAWDSGISFFLGLVPATVPATAPGLKDVASPALRLVDRLGFNRSILAERAVPTPACGLAGATNEWMRRALALSRDLGKGFVEPPENW, from the coding sequence GTGAGTGAACGACCTTGGCCCGCGGGCGCGGCGACGGGAATCGGGTCCATGCCGGGGACCGATCCCGTCGAGGCCGCTGCCGTCGTGTTCGGAGAGCTTCCCGGCTTCCCGTACGTACCCGAATTGCCGGCTCGCGGCGTCGGCGCCGACATGCTCGGCCGGACCGCGGCGTTGCTCGTGGACCTCGCCGTCGAGGTCGTGCCCAGCGGTTACCGCGTCGCCGGGCGACCCGGGCACGACCATCGTCGCGGGCGTGACCTGCTCCAGTGGGACCTCGACGCCGTCCAGGCCGCCCGCGAGAACGCTGGTGCGCCGGCAGTCCTCAAGACGCAGATCGCCGGGCCGTGGACGCTCGGCGCGGGGATCGAGCTCGCCCGGGGACATCGGGTGCTCACCGACCGCGGGGCGTTGCGGGACTTCACCTCGTCGCTGCTCGACGGGCTTTCTCAGCACGTCGCGGAGCTGACCGCGAGGACCGGCGCGCCGGTGGTCGTGCAGCTCGACGAGCCTTCGTTGCCCGCTGTTCTCGCCGGAAAACTGGCTACCCCGTCTGGATACGGCAACGTCCCCGCAGTGCCTGAGCCCGAGGTTCGAGAGCTGCTCGCGACGACAATCGAACGGATCGGAGCGATGACTGGGCAGCCGGTCATCGTCCACTGCTGCGCTCCGCGGCCGCCAATCGCGCTCTTCCACGCTGCAGGCGCCGGGGCCGTCGCGTTCGACGTCAGCATGCTCGCCGGGGCGTCTGCCGAGCTCCTGGACGAAATTGGCGAGGCTTGGGACAGCGGTATTTCGTTCTTCCTTGGTCTCGTACCGGCCACCGTCCCGGCGACGGCTCCGGGGCTGAAGGACGTCGCGTCGCCGGCGCTCAGGCTCGTGGACCGGCTGGGCTTCAACCGTTCAATCCTGGCCGAGCGCGCGGTTCCGACGCCTGCGTGCGGTCTGGCAGGTGCCACGAACGAGTGGATGCGCCGGGCGCTCGCTCTCAGTCGCGACCTGGGCAAAGGGTTCGTGGAGCCGCCCGAGAACTGGTGA